A window of Myxococcus xanthus contains these coding sequences:
- a CDS encoding fatty acid desaturase family protein has product MTLFRHPRDRIPVLLFTLVFALDLTVFFTARSWWFPILWLALGVIPKGWISAWNHHHQHVPMFRHALPNRLLEVIFGFQTGVTSHAWFLHHVLGHHRNYLDQTQDESGWKRRDGSTMGEAEYSVFNTLVAYPRAFRVGRSYPKVMRVFLAMGALQVALLGVLFWHDWYNALWVFLLPMAVSLYVTVWATYFHHVGLEATEHTHASYNILHKGYNLMTGNLGYHTAHHAKHGLHWSQLPELHAQLAQDIPATHYRQPGIPFVWTNPEAKIEPAEAEFGAITQ; this is encoded by the coding sequence ATGACCTTGTTCCGACATCCCCGAGACCGCATCCCCGTCCTGCTGTTCACCCTGGTGTTCGCCCTGGACCTGACGGTCTTCTTCACGGCGCGAAGCTGGTGGTTCCCCATCCTCTGGCTCGCCCTGGGAGTGATTCCCAAGGGGTGGATCAGCGCGTGGAACCACCACCACCAGCATGTGCCCATGTTCCGTCATGCGCTGCCCAACCGACTCCTGGAGGTCATCTTCGGCTTCCAGACGGGCGTGACGTCCCATGCGTGGTTCCTGCACCACGTGCTGGGCCACCACCGCAACTACCTGGACCAGACCCAGGACGAATCGGGATGGAAGCGCCGCGACGGGTCCACCATGGGCGAGGCGGAGTACTCCGTCTTCAACACGCTCGTCGCCTATCCCCGCGCCTTCCGCGTGGGCCGCTCATATCCCAAGGTGATGCGCGTCTTCCTGGCCATGGGCGCGCTCCAGGTGGCACTGCTCGGCGTGCTGTTCTGGCACGACTGGTACAACGCCCTCTGGGTGTTCCTGCTGCCCATGGCGGTGTCGCTCTACGTCACCGTCTGGGCCACCTACTTCCACCACGTGGGGCTGGAGGCGACGGAGCACACCCACGCCTCGTACAACATCCTGCACAAGGGCTACAACCTGATGACCGGCAACCTGGGCTACCACACCGCGCACCACGCGAAGCACGGGCTGCACTGGTCTCAACTGCCCGAGCTTCACGCGCAGCTCGCCCAGGACATTCCGGCCACACACTACCGGCAGCCGGGCATCCCCTTCGTGTGGACCAACCCGGAGGCGAAGATCGAGCCGGCCGAGGCGGAGTTCGGCGCCATCACCCAGTGA
- a CDS encoding YggS family pyridoxal phosphate-dependent enzyme, translating into MGPVSCHLRTRARTCAIQEATINTPAYSTAYSVEDFRRNLATVRGRIAAACARVGRDPVEVRLLPVSKTMPEARIRMAYAAGCRELGENKVQEALGKAEAMADLTDLRWSVIGHLQTNKAKVVARFASEFQALDSLRVAEALDRRLQVEGRALDVLVQVNTSGEASKFGLPPDEVARFFRDLPAFSSLRVRGLMTLALLSADPARVRPCFTLLRELRARLREEAPAGVTMNELSMGMSGDFEWAVEEGATIVRVGQAIFGPRALPDSHYWPEPNATSDPTS; encoded by the coding sequence ATGGGGCCAGTCTCTTGCCATTTACGAACGCGCGCAAGGACGTGCGCGATCCAGGAGGCAACCATCAACACCCCGGCATATTCAACTGCGTACAGCGTCGAGGACTTTCGGCGCAACCTGGCGACTGTTCGCGGACGCATCGCCGCTGCGTGCGCGCGAGTCGGTCGCGATCCAGTAGAGGTCCGCCTCCTGCCGGTCAGCAAGACCATGCCCGAGGCCCGCATCCGCATGGCCTACGCGGCTGGCTGCCGCGAACTCGGAGAGAACAAGGTCCAGGAGGCGTTGGGTAAGGCCGAGGCGATGGCAGATCTCACCGACCTGCGGTGGTCGGTGATCGGGCACCTCCAGACGAACAAAGCGAAGGTCGTCGCGCGCTTCGCCAGCGAGTTTCAGGCGCTGGACAGCCTTCGTGTCGCGGAGGCGCTCGATCGACGCTTGCAGGTGGAGGGGCGCGCGCTCGACGTGTTGGTGCAGGTCAACACGTCCGGTGAAGCCAGCAAGTTCGGCCTGCCGCCGGATGAGGTCGCCCGTTTCTTCCGCGACTTGCCCGCCTTCTCCTCGCTGCGCGTCCGTGGGCTGATGACTCTCGCGCTGCTGTCGGCCGATCCGGCGCGTGTGCGTCCGTGCTTCACGCTGCTTCGGGAACTGCGCGCGCGGCTGCGTGAGGAGGCGCCGGCTGGCGTCACGATGAACGAGCTCTCGATGGGGATGTCCGGCGACTTCGAGTGGGCTGTCGAGGAGGGAGCTACCATCGTGCGCGTGGGACAGGCGATCTTCGGCCCGCGCGCGCTGCCCGACAGTCACTATTGGCCTGAGCCGAACGCGACCTCAGACCCCACGTCGTAA
- a CDS encoding cytochrome P450 — translation MPNLLSRGLFSLFFGGRRKPLASLPGPAPGILGNIGDFLGAQPWDVCARYARTYGPVAVAWLGPSPALVLNDPTLIHEVLETRRLEFEKGNIGDQIRHSVTDDTPFIAQQGEDWARKHAMDPLAQPWTPAWQAAQVEPLRAAILESVEALLQQPSIDLTPTLRKLTFDAFCVATVGEKLPTSVYDDFMLLAAAADARIQAKLPLKFVSPPKGFADAKERFYGLFLDKVRAARKAPAPHRVDLMSWTLREMPQLDDVVHANLLGGFFFGGVFSSSTTLVGAFHQLNKYPATEERLALESAALGQGPLTLERLKDAPWGEAVAYEALRILPAVRIFLRRTPPTPTRLAEVTLPPGTTLMISNQHLHRDPSHWTAPETFAPERWLDGGAARNPHGSDHFFPFGRGPRACVAGDFAIVYLRTALATVSARARIHVDSTEPFEEGFFFGVVRPQGVTGKLVPRQVQTLHPPTGAPPPPAVESA, via the coding sequence ATGCCCAACCTGCTCTCTCGAGGTCTCTTCAGTCTGTTCTTCGGTGGCCGGCGCAAGCCCCTGGCCAGCCTTCCTGGCCCCGCGCCGGGGATTCTGGGTAACATCGGCGACTTCCTCGGCGCCCAGCCGTGGGACGTCTGCGCCCGCTACGCGCGCACCTACGGCCCCGTCGCCGTCGCCTGGCTGGGACCCAGCCCGGCGCTGGTGCTCAATGACCCCACCCTCATCCACGAGGTGCTGGAGACACGCCGGCTGGAGTTCGAGAAGGGCAACATCGGCGACCAGATTCGCCACTCCGTGACGGACGACACGCCCTTCATCGCACAGCAGGGCGAGGACTGGGCTCGCAAGCACGCCATGGATCCGCTCGCCCAGCCGTGGACTCCCGCCTGGCAGGCGGCCCAGGTGGAGCCCCTGCGCGCGGCCATCCTCGAGTCGGTGGAGGCGCTGCTCCAGCAACCCTCCATCGACCTGACGCCCACGCTGCGCAAGCTGACGTTCGACGCGTTCTGCGTGGCCACGGTGGGCGAGAAGCTGCCCACGTCCGTGTACGACGACTTCATGCTCCTGGCGGCGGCGGCCGACGCGCGCATCCAGGCCAAGCTGCCGTTGAAGTTCGTCTCACCGCCCAAGGGTTTCGCGGATGCGAAGGAGCGCTTCTACGGCCTGTTCCTGGACAAGGTTCGCGCGGCCAGGAAGGCCCCGGCGCCGCACCGCGTGGACCTGATGTCGTGGACGCTGCGCGAGATGCCCCAGCTCGACGATGTGGTGCACGCGAACCTGCTCGGCGGGTTCTTCTTCGGAGGCGTGTTCTCCTCGAGCACCACCCTGGTGGGCGCCTTCCATCAGCTGAACAAGTACCCCGCCACCGAGGAGCGGCTGGCGCTGGAGTCCGCCGCGCTGGGGCAGGGGCCGCTCACCCTGGAGCGCCTAAAGGACGCGCCCTGGGGCGAGGCCGTGGCCTATGAGGCCCTGAGAATCCTGCCCGCGGTGCGCATCTTCCTGCGCCGCACGCCGCCCACACCGACGCGGTTGGCGGAAGTCACGCTGCCGCCGGGCACGACGCTCATGATTTCCAACCAGCACCTGCACCGGGACCCCAGCCACTGGACGGCCCCGGAGACGTTCGCCCCGGAGCGCTGGCTCGACGGGGGCGCGGCCCGGAATCCGCACGGCAGCGACCACTTCTTCCCCTTCGGCCGGGGTCCTCGCGCCTGCGTGGCCGGGGACTTCGCCATCGTGTACCTGCGCACGGCCCTGGCCACCGTCTCCGCCCGCGCGCGCATCCACGTCGACTCGACGGAGCCCTTCGAGGAGGGCTTCTTCTTTGGCGTGGTGCGGCCCCAGGGCGTCACGGGCAAGCTCGTCCCGCGCCAGGTACAGACCCTTCACCCTCCCACGGGAGCCCCTCCTCCCCCCGCAGTGGAATCCGCATGA
- a CDS encoding GNAT family N-acetyltransferase — protein MSEKNHMIVRPVERGDFEQWLPYWKSYQEFYKVTLPEEVTQATWERFFDDREPMHSAVAVDGERIVGFVNYLFHRSTWAQNDFCYLEDLFVAPETRGRHAGKKLIEFVQERARAKACGRLYWHTQETNHTAQRLYDWIGEKPGVIEYRMSLA, from the coding sequence ATGAGCGAGAAGAATCACATGATCGTTCGCCCTGTTGAGAGGGGCGACTTTGAACAATGGCTTCCGTACTGGAAGAGCTACCAGGAATTCTACAAGGTCACTTTGCCGGAGGAAGTGACCCAGGCGACCTGGGAGCGATTCTTCGACGACCGCGAGCCGATGCACTCGGCCGTCGCGGTGGACGGCGAACGAATCGTTGGGTTTGTCAACTATCTCTTTCACCGTTCGACGTGGGCGCAGAATGACTTCTGCTACCTCGAAGACCTCTTCGTCGCTCCAGAGACACGGGGACGCCATGCAGGCAAGAAGCTCATCGAGTTCGTACAGGAGCGCGCCCGCGCAAAGGCCTGCGGGCGTCTCTACTGGCATACTCAAGAAACCAATCACACGGCGCAACGACTCTACGATTGGATCGGAGAGAAGCCTGGTGTGATCGAATATCGGATGTCGCTCGCTTGA
- a CDS encoding PLP-dependent aminotransferase family protein has translation MDSPRIKNDEGPVRRPWRFDFTLERDTSVSQQTQLTRALIHEIQRGRLPPGSMLPGSRTLADQLGVNRKVVVAAVDELVAQGWLETRPASGTRVAASLPRSAFADVELPTQRKSALLRRDTSLVSITDGLPDPRLAPQAELARAYARALRSLSRTAAGYGDAAGAPSLREVISSFVNQARGLSTTIDEIFLARGSQGALSLYALAMLERGDVVAVEVPGYAPAWRAFEFAGAKISHIPIDGEGLRTDVLEKTARRLSGKLKAVYVTPHHQYPTSVSMTPERRIKLLQLAEHFDFTIVEDDYDYEYHFEGEPLLPLHATGGSRRVVYIASLSKLLAPTVRLGYLVASEGCIRKLKETRELLERQGDVVLEHAIAELFEDGTLQRHARRARREYKARRDHLLSRLRATPALDECFDYSVPAGGLALWLTLRKGSIDSLVARAREEHLLMAPGSTYLPKGRLDAVRLGFAAHTPDELSRICDTLARCIPSRPGLRPNLRTS, from the coding sequence ATGGACAGCCCCAGAATCAAGAATGATGAGGGTCCAGTCAGGCGACCGTGGCGCTTCGACTTCACCCTCGAACGGGACACGTCCGTGTCGCAGCAGACGCAGCTCACCCGAGCGCTCATCCACGAGATCCAGCGCGGGAGGCTCCCTCCGGGCTCGATGCTACCGGGAAGCCGAACCCTCGCAGACCAGCTCGGGGTGAATCGGAAGGTGGTCGTCGCGGCGGTTGACGAGCTCGTCGCCCAGGGGTGGCTTGAGACGCGCCCCGCCTCTGGAACGCGCGTGGCGGCCTCCCTACCGCGCTCGGCGTTCGCTGACGTCGAATTGCCCACGCAGCGCAAGTCGGCCTTGCTCCGTCGGGATACCTCCCTCGTGTCGATCACCGATGGGTTGCCGGACCCTCGGCTCGCGCCGCAGGCGGAGTTGGCGCGCGCATACGCGCGGGCGCTTCGCTCTCTCAGCCGAACAGCGGCGGGCTACGGCGACGCAGCAGGAGCTCCGAGCCTCCGCGAAGTGATTTCGAGCTTCGTCAATCAGGCTCGCGGGCTCTCCACAACCATCGATGAGATCTTCCTCGCACGTGGATCGCAGGGCGCGCTCAGCCTCTACGCACTGGCGATGCTCGAACGTGGCGACGTGGTCGCTGTGGAGGTGCCAGGTTACGCACCTGCGTGGCGCGCGTTCGAGTTCGCGGGGGCCAAGATCTCGCACATCCCCATCGATGGCGAGGGATTGAGGACCGACGTCCTCGAGAAGACGGCGCGGAGGTTGTCGGGCAAGCTGAAGGCCGTCTACGTGACGCCGCATCATCAGTACCCGACGTCGGTCTCCATGACGCCGGAACGACGGATAAAGCTGCTACAGCTCGCCGAGCACTTCGACTTCACCATCGTCGAGGACGACTACGACTACGAGTACCACTTCGAAGGTGAGCCGCTGCTACCGCTCCACGCGACCGGAGGATCGCGGCGCGTCGTCTACATCGCGTCGCTGTCCAAGCTGCTCGCGCCGACCGTGCGGCTCGGCTACCTCGTCGCGTCGGAGGGGTGCATTCGCAAGCTGAAGGAAACGCGTGAGCTGCTCGAACGACAAGGTGACGTCGTCCTAGAGCACGCCATCGCGGAGCTCTTCGAAGACGGGACGCTCCAGCGTCACGCGAGGCGAGCCCGTCGAGAATACAAAGCACGCCGAGATCACCTCCTCTCGCGGCTCCGCGCGACGCCTGCGCTCGACGAGTGCTTCGACTACTCCGTGCCGGCGGGTGGGTTGGCGCTGTGGCTGACCCTGCGCAAGGGAAGCATCGACTCGTTGGTGGCAAGGGCGCGTGAGGAGCACCTGCTGATGGCTCCAGGCTCCACCTATCTTCCCAAGGGGCGCTTGGACGCCGTTCGGCTCGGGTTCGCCGCGCACACGCCGGACGAGCTTTCGCGAATCTGCGACACGCTCGCCCGTTGCATTCCAAGCCGACCTGGTCTGCGCCCCAATCTTCGGACCAGTTGA
- a CDS encoding lipoxygenase family protein, whose translation MMFAGLRRWMGALGGKGRESGSNEVLDAEELSRWYSGLALEERLAISRELAPRVRAVRPAREPSTLPAVAVGRLVFEQDGPQGPIPMHHIKVELWDRDFGTPDDFLGEGFTDSDGCFSIRYDPADAGVNDLPDLEVRFFEPQHSFRPDGRVVEAWCRIGSEKGPDDHGGLHYDFGTLRLPYWEYDPTTPLARLLVTEEGTPPTAYAPGRALAMLKAVAPIELVKRRHLLQGRLGQAPSLDRIQADYPEAMTVRMERESPGSTRTDAFFGERLLNGMFSTLMDGDPEAPGDPEAFRLYFPWNAYEQDGVHCLPDVDVRLRLVEGRLLPVRIILGMREPGATAPGSPVTRRSYTPADGEAWEAAKRMARVSATLETELGNHLGQCHFNVEQYAIAAHRNLRRSPLRWLLMPHLREVVLINHSANGFLVGPTGYITRASALTERSVETRLLHLMGSYDWKGFAPAPPICESHRYARAAGLFWRLVGEHVDAFFAEHGAALEAQWSEVRRFSDDLVGHSAPAFVCRYLRATVPGRAAPWFVRSERMDLDAKVAATHAKAVSAVTRTDAPQPGEMEALKQLCRYVIYFATFRHAWANNLQWDDAGEVLYACLGLRWGKAGALSTEADHDVAPPPEEATEMLWISWMLSKTSYGFLLANEEADVHPRFVECLRAHAAEFSALGMDIRTVSSRINI comes from the coding sequence ATGATGTTCGCAGGGCTGCGCCGATGGATGGGCGCTCTCGGGGGCAAAGGACGCGAGAGCGGAAGCAACGAGGTGCTCGACGCGGAGGAGCTGTCCCGGTGGTACTCGGGGCTCGCGCTCGAGGAGCGTCTGGCCATCAGCCGCGAGCTCGCACCGCGCGTCCGGGCTGTCCGTCCCGCGAGGGAGCCCAGCACGCTGCCAGCCGTCGCGGTCGGGCGGTTGGTCTTCGAGCAGGACGGGCCCCAGGGCCCCATTCCCATGCATCACATCAAGGTGGAGCTGTGGGACCGGGACTTCGGCACGCCGGATGACTTCCTGGGGGAGGGGTTCACGGACTCGGATGGATGTTTTTCCATTCGCTATGACCCGGCCGACGCGGGCGTGAATGACCTGCCCGACCTGGAGGTGCGCTTCTTCGAGCCCCAGCACAGCTTCCGCCCGGATGGGCGGGTGGTGGAGGCATGGTGCCGCATCGGCTCTGAGAAGGGGCCGGATGACCATGGTGGGCTCCACTACGACTTCGGCACGCTGCGGCTGCCTTACTGGGAGTACGACCCCACGACGCCGTTGGCCCGGTTGCTTGTCACGGAGGAGGGGACTCCGCCCACGGCCTACGCGCCGGGGCGCGCGCTGGCGATGCTGAAGGCGGTGGCGCCCATCGAGCTCGTCAAGCGCCGCCACCTGCTCCAGGGACGGCTGGGACAGGCGCCGAGCCTGGACAGGATTCAGGCGGACTATCCGGAGGCGATGACGGTGCGGATGGAGCGCGAGTCGCCGGGCTCCACGCGCACCGACGCCTTCTTCGGAGAGCGGCTGCTCAACGGCATGTTCTCCACCCTCATGGATGGCGACCCGGAGGCTCCCGGGGACCCGGAGGCGTTCCGGCTCTACTTCCCGTGGAACGCTTACGAGCAGGACGGCGTCCACTGCCTGCCGGACGTGGACGTGCGGCTGCGGCTGGTGGAGGGGCGGCTGTTGCCGGTGCGCATCATCCTGGGCATGCGCGAGCCGGGCGCGACGGCGCCGGGCTCTCCCGTGACGCGGCGGAGCTACACGCCCGCGGACGGCGAGGCCTGGGAGGCCGCCAAGCGGATGGCGCGGGTGAGCGCGACGCTGGAGACGGAGCTGGGCAACCACCTGGGGCAGTGCCACTTCAACGTGGAGCAGTACGCCATCGCCGCGCACCGCAATCTGCGCCGCAGTCCGCTGCGCTGGCTGCTCATGCCGCACCTGCGGGAGGTGGTCCTCATCAACCACTCCGCCAACGGCTTCCTCGTGGGACCCACCGGCTACATCACCCGCGCCAGCGCGCTCACCGAGCGCAGCGTGGAGACGCGGCTGTTGCACCTGATGGGCAGCTACGACTGGAAGGGCTTCGCGCCCGCGCCGCCCATCTGCGAGTCGCACCGCTACGCACGCGCGGCGGGCCTGTTCTGGCGGCTGGTAGGGGAGCACGTGGATGCCTTCTTCGCCGAGCACGGCGCGGCGTTGGAGGCGCAGTGGAGCGAGGTGCGGCGCTTCTCGGACGACCTGGTGGGGCACTCGGCGCCCGCCTTCGTGTGCCGCTACCTGCGCGCGACGGTGCCGGGAAGGGCGGCGCCGTGGTTCGTGCGCTCCGAGCGCATGGACCTGGACGCGAAGGTCGCCGCGACCCACGCCAAGGCCGTCAGCGCGGTGACCCGGACGGACGCGCCCCAGCCCGGAGAGATGGAGGCGCTCAAGCAGTTGTGCCGGTACGTCATCTACTTCGCGACGTTCCGCCATGCCTGGGCCAACAACCTCCAATGGGACGACGCGGGCGAGGTGCTCTATGCGTGCCTGGGCCTGCGCTGGGGCAAGGCGGGCGCGCTGTCGACGGAGGCGGACCATGACGTCGCGCCGCCTCCGGAGGAGGCCACGGAGATGCTGTGGATTTCGTGGATGCTCTCGAAGACGAGCTACGGCTTCCTGCTGGCCAACGAGGAGGCGGACGTGCATCCCCGCTTCGTGGAGTGCCTGCGCGCCCACGCCGCCGAGTTCTCCGCGCTGGGGATGGACATCCGCACCGTCAGTTCCCGCATCAATATCTAA
- a CDS encoding lipoxygenase family protein, which translates to MTVEYKLTIRTGTKLGAGTDADISIVLVGTRGESAPRVLDKHFHNDFEAGAEDVYALSSEDLGDLVLLRFSNAGGVAADWLLDWAIVTAGEKQWHFPFYRWVLSGATVDVLEGTAKLARQASSERESTARRELLEARQRMYPWRAPEMTEGLPGALDLREGRPLPKDELYRGLTEGSYEVVIAKTLAAIKLNLPMLTRAWNGLVDIFDFFKHLEVPQLAQRWKDDLEFARQAVQGIAPLHITLVPSLPQGMPLTDDDVRGLLSPGTTLARALDAKRIFLIDFEILDDIRMYRKVGEDGVEERRWAPAARCLLYLDDQRQLRPLAIQLGRDAQKDPVFTPNDDAYDWLAAKIYLRCSEGNSHQMVSHALRTHFVAEPFVMATMRNLPDPHPVYKLLRRHFRYTLAINEGARKGLLDAGGVFDDFIATGGPDKGHLQLGKKGFQRWTLADNKPRADLERRGVLDPAVLPNYPYRDDALPLWDAFEEYVGGVLRHFYRTDADLEADTEMQQWWKDLTEHGLPVDKLPCRELRRVDDLVDILTTVLFTVSVQHAAVNYLQYEHYAFVPNAPLSMRREPPRQKGTLRAEDIPEMIPTKSQMLWQVAIGRALSSFGDDEEYLLHEGGWREEYFHEPELVAIRQRFQERLRAQREAVEARNAGAEVPYTILRPDRIPCGITV; encoded by the coding sequence ATGACTGTCGAGTACAAACTCACGATTCGGACGGGCACGAAGCTCGGCGCGGGGACGGATGCCGACATTTCCATCGTCCTCGTGGGCACGCGAGGAGAGAGCGCCCCCCGCGTGCTGGACAAGCACTTCCACAACGACTTCGAGGCGGGCGCGGAGGACGTCTACGCCCTCTCCTCCGAGGACCTCGGTGACCTGGTCCTGTTGCGCTTCAGCAACGCGGGCGGCGTGGCGGCCGACTGGCTGCTCGACTGGGCAATCGTCACGGCCGGAGAGAAGCAGTGGCACTTCCCTTTCTACCGGTGGGTGCTGAGTGGCGCCACGGTCGACGTGCTCGAGGGGACCGCGAAGCTCGCTCGCCAGGCAAGCAGCGAGCGCGAGTCCACGGCGCGGCGCGAGCTGCTCGAGGCCCGCCAGCGGATGTACCCGTGGCGCGCGCCTGAGATGACCGAGGGGCTTCCCGGCGCGCTCGACCTCCGTGAGGGGAGGCCGCTGCCGAAGGACGAGCTCTACCGGGGCCTGACGGAGGGCAGCTACGAAGTGGTCATCGCGAAGACGCTGGCGGCCATCAAGCTGAACCTGCCCATGCTGACCCGCGCCTGGAACGGGCTGGTGGACATCTTCGACTTCTTCAAACACCTGGAGGTGCCCCAGCTCGCCCAGCGCTGGAAGGACGACCTCGAGTTCGCGCGGCAGGCCGTCCAGGGCATCGCCCCCCTCCACATCACGCTCGTCCCCAGTCTGCCGCAGGGCATGCCGCTCACCGACGACGACGTCCGGGGCCTCTTGTCGCCCGGCACCACGCTGGCCAGGGCGCTCGACGCCAAGCGCATCTTCCTGATCGACTTCGAAATCCTCGACGACATCAGGATGTACCGGAAGGTCGGCGAGGACGGAGTCGAGGAGCGGCGCTGGGCTCCCGCGGCGCGCTGCCTGCTGTACCTGGATGACCAGCGTCAACTGCGACCCCTGGCCATCCAGCTCGGGCGGGACGCCCAGAAGGACCCTGTCTTCACGCCGAACGACGACGCGTACGACTGGCTCGCCGCGAAAATCTACCTCCGGTGCAGCGAGGGCAACTCGCACCAGATGGTGTCGCACGCGCTGCGCACACACTTCGTGGCGGAGCCGTTCGTCATGGCGACGATGCGCAACCTGCCGGACCCGCACCCCGTCTACAAACTGCTGCGGCGGCACTTCCGCTACACGCTCGCCATCAACGAGGGCGCACGCAAGGGCCTGCTCGACGCAGGCGGGGTGTTCGACGACTTCATCGCGACAGGCGGCCCCGACAAGGGCCACCTCCAGTTGGGCAAGAAGGGCTTCCAGCGCTGGACGCTGGCGGACAACAAGCCCCGTGCTGACCTGGAGCGGCGGGGCGTGCTGGACCCTGCCGTGCTCCCCAACTACCCGTACCGGGACGACGCCCTGCCCTTGTGGGACGCGTTCGAGGAGTACGTCGGCGGCGTCCTCAGGCACTTCTACCGGACCGATGCCGACCTCGAGGCCGACACCGAGATGCAGCAATGGTGGAAGGACCTCACCGAGCACGGGCTGCCCGTGGACAAGCTGCCCTGCCGGGAGCTGCGCCGCGTCGACGACCTGGTCGACATCCTCACCACCGTCCTCTTCACGGTCAGCGTGCAGCACGCGGCGGTGAACTACCTGCAATACGAGCACTACGCCTTCGTACCGAATGCGCCCCTGAGCATGCGCCGGGAGCCACCCCGCCAGAAGGGGACGCTGCGTGCAGAGGACATCCCCGAGATGATTCCCACCAAGTCCCAGATGCTCTGGCAGGTCGCCATCGGCCGGGCGCTCTCCAGCTTCGGAGACGACGAGGAGTACCTGCTGCACGAGGGCGGCTGGCGCGAGGAGTACTTCCACGAACCGGAGCTGGTGGCCATCCGCCAGCGGTTCCAGGAGCGCCTGCGCGCCCAGCGCGAGGCGGTGGAGGCGCGCAACGCGGGCGCCGAGGTGCCCTACACCATCCTGCGTCCCGACCGGATTCCCTGCGGCATCACCGTCTGA
- a CDS encoding M23 family metallopeptidase, protein MSPESRNRRQFSRRSLLRAGSVAAGFAAFGRSGLLIGTAHAAETIINPFTGYSISDGWWDHVNRGSLGGIDYVMGVGTPLPACASGQLRIDWNNGTGGYTATIVMANGMRSQYLHLSGFNGGERYVQQGEIVGYSGGAAGAPGSGSSTGPHLHWHLVTAGGTRVNPLDYVGAGSGGTGGGLPLEDRRLGHLGTAGGWAHMLSNLVLPGNTTYGAFSPGPGQSPRAMANIDGVMMLVYAGSNGWTTMSSGLAMDPGAPLNVLRTPANASAQIFTLEDGRLWHTFDGNGWKKFPSSVTVSGNCTFSMTANGTDLHGLFNDNGRLFHVWADGSGWHKGDTQVDLQPGSDLVAVIQPDGSLQGLSLEFSRVHHIFGANGRWNRIPTTASLPTGTPIAGRAAYGWPQLVANHNGAITHVWGTSSGWMCVPTGQTTNPGRRLSLVPDVASASLVGLTL, encoded by the coding sequence ATGTCTCCCGAGTCCCGCAACCGTCGCCAATTCTCCCGGCGCTCCCTTCTGCGTGCCGGCAGTGTCGCGGCCGGTTTCGCCGCCTTTGGCAGGTCTGGCCTGCTGATTGGCACCGCCCACGCCGCAGAGACAATCATCAACCCATTCACTGGCTACTCAATCTCGGATGGGTGGTGGGACCACGTCAACCGCGGCTCCCTGGGCGGCATCGACTACGTGATGGGCGTTGGTACGCCGCTCCCGGCCTGCGCGTCGGGGCAGCTCCGGATCGACTGGAACAACGGCACGGGCGGCTACACCGCGACCATCGTGATGGCCAACGGAATGAGGAGCCAGTACCTCCACCTGTCTGGATTCAACGGCGGCGAGCGCTACGTCCAACAGGGAGAAATCGTCGGGTACTCCGGGGGCGCTGCGGGTGCACCCGGCTCCGGGTCCTCGACGGGTCCGCATCTGCACTGGCATCTGGTGACCGCCGGCGGCACCCGGGTGAACCCGCTCGACTACGTCGGCGCCGGCAGCGGCGGCACCGGGGGCGGTCTGCCGCTGGAGGACCGGCGCCTCGGGCATCTCGGCACCGCGGGGGGCTGGGCCCACATGCTCAGCAACCTCGTGCTGCCGGGCAACACGACCTACGGGGCGTTCTCGCCGGGCCCTGGACAGTCGCCGCGCGCCATGGCGAACATCGACGGCGTGATGATGCTGGTCTACGCCGGCAGCAACGGCTGGACCACGATGAGCAGTGGCCTGGCGATGGACCCGGGGGCGCCGCTCAACGTGCTGCGGACCCCGGCCAATGCCTCGGCCCAAATCTTTACCCTCGAAGACGGACGGCTCTGGCACACCTTCGACGGCAATGGCTGGAAGAAGTTCCCGTCGTCCGTGACGGTGTCTGGCAACTGCACCTTCTCGATGACGGCCAATGGAACGGACCTTCATGGCCTGTTCAACGACAACGGCCGGCTGTTCCATGTCTGGGCTGACGGTTCCGGCTGGCACAAGGGTGACACCCAGGTGGACCTGCAGCCCGGCTCCGACCTGGTCGCCGTGATTCAGCCGGATGGAAGCCTGCAAGGCCTGTCACTGGAGTTCAGCCGGGTGCACCACATCTTCGGGGCAAACGGGAGGTGGAACCGGATACCGACCACGGCGTCCCTACCGACTGGGACGCCCATCGCCGGCCGCGCCGCCTATGGCTGGCCGCAGTTGGTCGCCAACCACAACGGTGCCATCACCCACGTCTGGGGCACCTCGTCGGGCTGGATGTGCGTGCCGACTGGACAGACGACGAACCCGGGACGGCGGCTCAGCCTCGTCCCGGATGTCGCCTCGGCCTCGTTGGTCGGCCTGACACTCTGA